The following proteins are co-located in the Engraulis encrasicolus isolate BLACKSEA-1 chromosome 2, IST_EnEncr_1.0, whole genome shotgun sequence genome:
- the LOC134435244 gene encoding inward rectifier potassium channel 2-like produces the protein MGSVRAHRYSIVSSDEDGMKLATIALPNGYGNGNVGGNGSSGVGGGVGTVHTHTQPSQSRFVNKDGHCNVQFVNMSEKGQRYLADIFTTCVDIRWRWMLVIFCLSFLLSWLFFGLVFWLVALYYGDLESSTQICVSNVNSFTAAFLFSVETQTTIGYGSRYVTEECPMAVFMVVFQSIVGCIIDAFIIGAVMAKMAKPKKRNETLVFSYYATIAMRDGKLCLMWRVGNLRKSHLVEAHVRAQMLKSRTTAEGEYIPLDQIDIDVGFDTGIDRIFLVSPITIVHEIDEDSPFYEMNRRELETTDFEIVVILEGMVEATAMTTQCRSSYLASEVLWGHRFEPVLFEEKKTYKVDYARFNKTYEVPSTPACSAKDLDENKSPRSSTNSFCYENEVALMEKEEEEMEEEEEEEGKKAAAAAIEGAKSTAILNEVELEDVGMDVGVDALSDQDTVPLDARPLRRESEL, from the coding sequence ATGGGGAGCGTGCGCGCCCACCGCTACAGCATCGTCTCTTCCGACGAGGACGGCATGAAGCTGGCCACCATCGCCCTGCCCAATGGCTACGGCAACGGCAACGTCGGGGGAAACGGCAGCAGCGGCGTCGGTGGCGGCGTCGGCacggtgcacacgcacacgcagccgAGCCAGAGCCGCTTTGTCAACAAGGACGGCCACTGCAACGTGCAGTTTGTCAACATGAGCGAGAAGGGCCAGCGTTACCTGGCTGACATCTTCACCACCTGCGTGGACATCCGCTGGCGCTGGATGCTGGTCATCTTCTGCCTGTCCTTCCTGCTCTCCTGGCTCTTCTTCGGCCTGGTCTTCTGGCTGGTGGCGCTGTACTACGGCGACTTGGAGAGCAGCACGCAGATATGCGTGTCCAACGTGAACAGCTTCACGGCGGCCTTCCTCTTCTCGGTGGAGACGCAGACCACCATCGGCTACGGCTCCCGCTACGTGACGGAGGAGTGCCCCATGGCCGTCTTCATGGTGGTCTTCCAGAGCATCGTGGGCTGCATCATCGACGCCTTCATCATCGGCGCCGTGATGGCCAAGATGGCCAAGCCCAAGAAGCGCAACGAGACGCTGGTGTTCAGCTACTACGCCACCATCGCCATGCGCGACGGCAAGCTGTGCCTGATGTGGCGCGTGGGCAACCTGCGCAAGAGCCACCTGGTGGAGGCGCACGTGCGAGCGCAGATGCTCAAGTCGCGCACCACCGCCGAGGGCGAGTACATCCCGCTGGACCAGATCGACATCGACGTGGGCTTCGACACGGGCATCGACCGCATCTTCCTGGTCTCCCCCATCACCATCGTGCACGAGATCGACGAGGACAGCCCCTTCTACGAGATGAACCGGCGGGAGCTGGAGACGACGGACTTCGAGATCGTGGTGATCCTGGAGGGCATGGTGGAGGCCACCGCCATGACAACGCAGTGCCGCAGCTCCTACCTGGCCAGCGAGGTGCTCTGGGGCCACCGCTTCGAACCCGTGCTCTTTGAGGAGAAGAAGACCTACAAGGTGGACTACGCGCGCTTCAACAAGACCTACGAGGTGCCCAGCACGCCCGCCTGCAGTGCCAAAGACCTGGACGAGAACAAGTCCCCGCGCTCCAGCACCAACTCCTTCTGCTACGAGAACGAGGTGGCcctgatggagaaggaggaggaggagatggaggaggaggaggaggaggaggggaagaaggcggcagcagcagccatTGAGGGCGCAAAGAGCACAGCGATCTTAAACGAGGTGGAACTCGAGGACGTGGGCATGGATGTTGGTGTGGATGCGCTGTCCGATCAGGACACCGTGCCTTTGGACGCCAGGCCACTGAGACGGGAGTCTGAGCTTTAA
- the LOC134461391 gene encoding inward rectifier potassium channel 16-like isoform X2, which translates to MVLACAIEMSPEIASMTSPQEISAAPQAKASKGRGNQHHHPQQQQQKRYMQKDGHCNFSFQQTSGEWGHYVTDIYTTLVEIRWRVMLLVFSLAYILSWLTFALLYFLIAYLHGDLDIGEEGPTELNPCMLNVHSFTGAFLFSMETQATIGYGFRGMNDVCMEAIVVVTVQDVLSCFIDTAVIGVVIAKMACARKRAHTVGFSKWAVVNVLDGALCLQWRVGDFRGNHILEGEAQGQLVRRQCTTHPPGSGGGSGGAEVSVTFQDLKLKCRSLSLATPATVVHVLDQHSPLYGLSPQALVQEEQGLELVVSFTYTDDSTGMLRQTRTSYTPGEIRWGQQFQPMLRLGRRHYHADYSLFHQTSWVQVPMMSAQERDGARGAIVAAGSGESSGQATRLKLPARQREKTDSLVLQEAWL; encoded by the coding sequence ATGGTTCTGGCTTGCGCAATCGAGATGAGCCCAGAGATAGCCTCCATGACCAGCCCCCAGGAGATCTCCGCAGCTCCCCAGGCGAAGGCATCCAAGGGGAGAGGGAACCAGCACCACcatccgcagcagcagcagcagaagcggtACATGCAGAAGGACGGCCACTGCAACTTCTCCTTCCAGCAGACCTCTGGTGAGTGGGGCCACTACGTGACGGACATCTACACCACCCTGGTGGAGATCCGCTGGAGGGTCATGCTCCTGGTCTTCTCCCTGGCCTACATCCTCTCCTGGCTGACCTTTGCACTGCTCTACTTCCTGATCGCGTACTTGCACGGCGACCTGGACATAGGGGAGGAGGGCCCCACCGAGCTGAATCCGTGTATGCTAAATGTGCACAGCTTCACGGGCGCTTTCCTGTTCTCCATGGAGACCCAGGCCACCATCGGCTACGGCTTCCGGGGCATGAACGACGTCTGCATGGAGGCCATCGTGGTGGTGACGGTGCAGGACGTGCTCAGCTGCTTCATCGACACGGCCGTCATCGGCGTGGTCATCGCCAAGATGGCCTGCGCCCGCAAGAGGGCCCACACGGTGGGCTTCAGCAAGTGGGCGGTGGTGAACGTGCTCGACGGCGCCCTCTGCCTGCAGTGGCGTGTCGGCGACTTCCGGGGCAACCACATCCTGGAGGGCGAGGCGCAGGGGCAGCTGGTGCGCCGCCAGTGCACTACACATCCCCCGGGGAGCGGGGGCGGGAGCGGGGGTGCCGAGGTGAGCGTGACCTTCCAGGACCTGAAGCTCAAGTGCCGCTCCCTCTCGCTGGCTACGCCCGCCACCGTGGTCCACGTGTTGGACCAGCACAGCCCCCTGTACGGCCTGAGCCCCCAGGCGCTGGTGCAGGAAGAGCAGGGCCTGGAGCTGGTGGTGTCCTTCACCTACACGGACGACTCCACGGGGATGCTGAGGCAGACGCGCACCTCCTACACCCCCGGGGAGATCCGCTGGGGCCAGCAGTTCCAGCCCATGCTGCGGCTGGGCAGGAGGCACTACCACGCCGACTACTCCCTCTTCCACCAGACCAGCTGGGTGCAGGTGCCCATGATGAGCGCTCAGGAGAGGGACGGGGCACGGGGGGCTATTGTGGCTGCAGGGAGCGGGGAATCAAGCGGGCAGGCAACGCGGCTGAAACTGCCAGCTCGCCAGAGGGAAAAGACTGACTCACTGGTGCTCCAAGAGGCCTGGCTTTAG